One window from the genome of Hoplias malabaricus isolate fHopMal1 chromosome X2, fHopMal1.hap1, whole genome shotgun sequence encodes:
- the LOC136676733 gene encoding protein N-lysine methyltransferase METTL21A-like: MALVPYDENVVPALSKIHSSSAEFYFASHRIQLSQDWNRLGVAAVVWDAAVVLCMYLELGHVDLKGKTVIELGAGTGLVGIVAALLGAKVKITDRKPALEFLSANVLENIPLDLQGAVQVSELTWGEGLELYPSGGYDLILGADIVYLEETFPALLRTLEHLSSESTEVLLSCRIRYERDQRFLSMLGTLFSVQEVHYDQQRDIHIYKAMRTGNKPEL; this comes from the exons ATGGCATTGGTGCCATATGATGAGAATGTGGTGCCTGCTCTCTCCAAAATCCACAGCTCTTCAGCTGAGTTTTATTTTGCTTCACATCGGATTCAGCTGTCTCAGGACTGGAATCGACTTGGAGTGGCTGCCGTCGTGTGGGATGCT gctGTGGTGCTGTGTATGTATCTGGAGCTTGGTCATGTTGATCTGAAAGGAAAGACTGTTATTGAGTTGGGAGCTGGAACTGGATTGGTGGGAATAGTGGCTGCACTTCTTG GAGCAAAAGTGAAGATCACGGACCGGAAGCCTGCTCTTGAATTTCTGAGTGCCAATGTGCTGGAAAACATTCCTCTGGACCTGCAGGGTGCAGTACAGGTGTCTGAGCTCACCTGGGGAGAAGGACTGGAGCTCTATCCCTCAGGAGGGTATGACCTCATTCTCGGAGCGGATATCGTTTACCTAGAGGAGACGTTTCCTGCCCTTCTCCGGACTTTGGAACACCTGAGCTCAGAGAGCACAGAGGTTCTGCTCTCCTGTCGTATCCGCTATGAGAGAGACCAGCGATTCCTGAGCATGTTGGGAACACTGTTCTCCGTCCAGGAAGTTCATTATGACCAACAAAGGGATATTCACATTTACAAAGCAATGAGAACTGGAAACAAACCTGAACTGTGA